AGGGATTTGTCAGCAGCTTCATCAGAAGAGCATTGAAGCCATCAAACGGGTTCAGTGCAGCCTGGATGAGGCGACGGTCCAGAATGTAGCCCACGCCGTTGCCATACGCGATTTTTTTGCTATAGGTCCACCACACTCGATACAGGCATTCCTCCGCGTCGTCGATGGCCAGTGTCGGTGGGATAACCCCTCTGTGTGGAATCGTCACCGTCAAGTTGCGCGGCTTCTGCCACCCACCGCGCACatgccgcaggtcgctcaAGTACTGTGGCACCTTCAGGTacatgtcgtcgtcgcccttcATGATGTACGGCACGTCCGGGAAGGCAGTGTACGCGTAGTTCAGCCATAACACGGTCTTTTGAGACATGCCTACTTCCGTCGGTATACCCCACGATATACTCATGCccattttctttttcgtgGTCGGCTTGCGGTCCGTCAAAAAGTCCAGCCATAGCGAgttgcggtggtgcagcgcctcctgccacAGTGCCGCGGACACATGGCACACGtactgcgccgctgctgtgaaGGCAGGTGTCACGGGCAGCGACAACTGGGCTGAAAGAGCCGCGAGGGACGAGGTCCCGGCCACAAGACTTGCCGCAGTCACCACGGTGGTCCTTACACCAGCGCAGGGTGATCTCCACACCGCGTCATCACTTCGTGGGATGTCGCGCCACCCATCACGCAGCACCACGCGACGCTGCAGGTAGGGGGGTGCATTGTTGACGTCTCCAGCCTCCACAGCCAGGTGCTGCTCAGTTGCTGCGGCGTACTCGCTCACTGTCGGGGCCAGCTGAACCATGTCCACGGCGGAATGCGTCGAGTCCTCAGAATCAtgctccgcagcagcgaacacgtagagctgcagcagcgcgccagtAAAGTTGTTCTCGGTGCGTGCAACCTCTCGGTACGTCAGCCACGTCGCCCGCTGCGCGTCCCGCAGAGGGTAGCGCATCGGTTGGTCCGTTGAAGGTATGCCCAACACGATCAAGTGTCGCGGTCGCTCACCTGTGCTCCGCGACTGCGATGCGTGAacgaagcggcgctgctgcgcgtacgACCAGGTCACCCATTGCCACCGCGGCAGTTCCGCTGCAACGTCCACGTCGTCCGTCACGCTCGCCATCGCAAACAGCATCGGCCCCATGAGGCCCAGCGGTGCAGATGTCGTCGCGAACACGGAAAGCCCTTTTTGCTTATGATGTCCCGTCTTGTTAGTCGATCTCcccgcatccgcagcgaccgCAGAAGCGTATGTGACATTGTCGAAGCACATCGTGCAGTCCTCGTCGATCACACGCAACGTCCACGACGGCAGCTGATCCCGGTCGAGTCTCGCCAGAGAGCCAGCGCCAGAGGCCGCAAGACCACGCTGTGCGGTCGTCAACCGCTCAACAGCacgctcgtgctgcaccaggACAGAGAACGGCGATGAAGACTCATATTCACGGTTCGCTTCATTGAGCAACTCTATCGATGATTTCTGTTGTAAGCCTACATTGGTCGTGAATTGGCTGATGACCCAGTGAACCATGACGATGAGAGCAAGTAAGACGGCTAGCGCAGCCAGACGACGCTGTCGAGTGCATAAACGCAGACATTGTGCCGCGGATCGTCGAGGATGACCGCAGGAGTTGAACAGGGGGGTCCGTGCTACGGCATTCAAGCAGTCATCGCTTCTCGGCAGTGTGCCGGTGCTCCTCTTACCACCGCTCGACGCTCGAGTCGAGTGCACCTCCGGCTTGCCGCGTGAGCGCGAGTGACAgccctctccgctctccgcagcgctgctctgcccgcAGTGCCTCTGAGAGGGGGGAAGCAGCTGAAGAGggtcgaggcggtgcgtgtccCTGGGAGCCCACTCCGCTGGCACATTGTTCTCCTCTCGCATGATGGTGTACTTCCCGCGCAGTGCGGGGGTGGCGGAAGGAGTGCCTAAGGTGTGCAGGTGGCCGGCAAAGtggcacaagcacacgctTGGCTGCATACAGCGAAACAGCAGGACCACCGACAGAGACGCAGGTGGATCGAGGGCGGCCCAAGAGGATCGCACGGCAACACAAGACAGCGGTGAAGAAGAGCTGTGAGCGTATCCGTGCGACTGCAAAGGGCGCGCGAGTCAGCGGACGTGTGTCGCCCTCCACTTgcatgtgcctgtgtgtcggtgtgggtgggtgagtgtatggagagatggagagatgGGTGGAGTGAGTTGTGGGAAGGTGGGCGCCGTGAGATGGTCGAAGGACTCGCGAGTCGGACGAGCCGAAGCGGCAGTGGAAGATGTCACTGCGTCGAGCAAcaccggtgcggcgctgTGGGAATGGGGAGGCTGTTTGCCTCTTTGGCGGTGCAGACTGTTGCTGGACAAAGCACGTCTCTGGGTTTCTCTTTCCCGAGACGAAAGCGGGCAAGTCTTTCCTTTGCAAGGATGCACGCGGCAGCTACCCCGCTGCACCCTTCGCTGGCATCCGTCGCGGATCGATGGCAAGCCCCCAGCGCCTAACAGAAAAGCGGGCGGGCCTGCACGTACTCCAGTGGGAGACGTGCCAGCAGTGTcggtgccccctccccctctacgcgagaagaagcagaggagtagacacacgcgcaggagaggaaagcaaaagtggcagaggtgcaagggaagagggcggcgcgcgttGGACGGGTGCACTGTCGTCGGGGAGGGAAATCGAGCCTGTACCCGGATGGTCTACCGCTTGATAGACAGAGCACGTGGCGTACGGCGGGCAGGCCGTGCAGAAAACGCGAAAGAGAACAGCGCCGCGCCACGACGCGCTGTACACCACAGCGAAGCACAAAacagccagcagcgtcgaccAGCAGAAAAAGAACCGCAAAGGCCAAATCAACAATGCCATCGAGAAATAGGCTGCTGAACCTCCCCACCGGCGGGCACAGGGACcgggaaaggaaaagggagcAGCGCCTGGCGAGCTGGATTTCATCCGCGCCACAATCCGCCactcacgcgcgcgcacgcgggtGAGGGTGCAACAGAAGGACGTCTACCTTGAGAAgtcgggaggaggagaccgCCATAGGCGTATGAGACCGAAGAAGCGAGAAAAGGCGGTCGCAGGTGTGCCTTTCTCTGAGCTCGTACTTTTTCTCCCGTGACTCGCGCCGTTaggtgtgcggctgcgctctcttgcccgcTGGCTCGAGTGTCAGTGAAAAGCACCCATCGCCGCCCGGCATCTGCCTCACGAAGCTGAGCAGTGGATGCACGA
The window above is part of the Leishmania major strain Friedlin complete genome, chromosome 36 genome. Proteins encoded here:
- the SCG4 gene encoding phosphoglycan beta 1,3 galactosyltransferase 4, encoding MQPSVCLCHFAGHLHTLGTPSATPALRGKYTIMREENNVPAEWAPRDTHRLDPLQLLPPSQRHCGQSSAAESGEGCHSRSRGKPEVHSTRASSGGKRSTGTLPRSDDCLNAVARTPLFNSCGHPRRSAAQCLRLCTRQRRLAALAVLLALIVMVHWVISQFTTNVGLQQKSSIELLNEANREYESSSPFSVLVQHERAVERLTTAQRGLAASGAGSLARLDRDQLPSWTLRVIDEDCTMCFDNVTYASAVAADAGRSTNKTGHHKQKGLSVFATTSAPLGLMGPMLFAMASVTDDVDVAAELPRWQWVTWSYAQQRRFVHASQSRSTGERPRHLIVLGIPSTDQPMRYPLRDAQRATWLTYREVARTENNFTGALLQLYVFAAAEHDSEDSTHSAVDMVQLAPTVSEYAAATEQHLAVEAGDVNNAPPYLQRRVVLRDGWRDIPRSDDAVWRSPCAGVRTTVVTAASLVAGTSSLAALSAQLSLPVTPAFTAAAQYVCHVSAALWQEALHHRNSLWLDFLTDRKPTTKKKMGMSISWGIPTEVGMSQKTVLWLNYAYTAFPDVPYIMKGDDDMYLKVPQYLSDLRHVRGGWQKPRNLTVTIPHRGVIPPTLAIDDAEECLYRVWWTYSKKIAYGNGVGYILDRRLIQAALNPFDGFNALLMKLLTNPYDYRLEKEYLSLNMQYEDMHIGKQIRDHHDAVERFCPKKRVCYMADRRFRAHQILRPKPVKLTWISVMAHFGMPAIPYYVHYFHKNEFKVAEEAKRLIAQGIDAKTIEENATQRMHEWVASQVPSTLVGLGASFHLDWVRGDPHTAYTVAEEDEVAVYDVRYKLRRRNDVACVLESGKR